A window of Amycolatopsis australiensis contains these coding sequences:
- a CDS encoding glycoside hydrolase family 6 protein: MLLDVSDLGFPDDAARLLADADVRDAAGFALNVGRYAPDDQLTATAKAIQARLAASTGRTDYLPLSDTSRNGAAVTGTCNPAGAKTGAWTRLAPAPQPQGLWLTTPGVSDGPCGTAPHSRRGVFDPGLAVALVP; this comes from the coding sequence GTGCTGCTCGACGTCTCCGACCTCGGCTTCCCGGACGACGCGGCCCGGTTGCTCGCCGACGCGGACGTGCGGGACGCGGCCGGGTTCGCGCTCAACGTCGGCCGATACGCCCCCGACGACCAGCTCACCGCGACGGCGAAGGCGATCCAGGCCCGCCTGGCCGCATCGACCGGCCGCACCGACTACCTGCCCCTCTCCGACACCAGCCGCAACGGTGCCGCCGTGACCGGCACCTGCAATCCGGCCGGCGCGAAGACCGGCGCCTGGACGCGGCTCGCCCCGGCGCCGCAACCGCAGGGGCTCTGGCTGACCACGCCCGGCGTGTCCGACGGGCCCTGCGGAACCGCGCCGCACAGCCGCCGCGGGGTGTTCGATCCCGGGCTCGCCGTCGCGCTCGTGCCGTAG
- a CDS encoding PspC domain-containing protein: MSGASETRAPKPGPLNGFEETVKDFWVSRPRRPHAGRKLAGVAAAIGYRYGIDPVVVRIALVVATVFGGFGVPFYLLGWLFLPGEGDEVSGFEGLIGRGRSAVSPAFAVVLSVLTVVSVGGSFSGSWFDGGGLISFALITVALYLLHRSRGQENRPAPVVPRAPAFTGNGAFTMTDTATAEAGAKPGWDPLAADPAGWDLPDPPSAPPPAPPTSSYRPPEPRHRSKVGSVTFAVAVLIAGGGVLANLDGNAWFSAQHIIGLVLGVVGIGLVVGAFARGGRGLIGLAVPLAIAGMVLTTVPFQNFDFRGGTGDLRATPRSVADVQPRYQHAAGDIDLDLSKLPAGAPFSTEVVNGAGDTTVIVPETADVTYDCSTGAGSASCFDRSTDGISQDALTGTDNGPDGVGGQKITLHVKNSVGNVEVRRG, from the coding sequence ATGAGTGGTGCGAGTGAGACGCGGGCTCCGAAGCCCGGTCCGTTGAACGGCTTCGAGGAGACCGTCAAGGACTTCTGGGTGAGCCGTCCCCGGCGGCCGCATGCGGGGCGGAAGCTGGCCGGGGTGGCCGCCGCCATCGGGTACCGGTACGGGATCGATCCCGTCGTCGTGCGGATCGCCCTGGTGGTCGCCACCGTCTTCGGGGGGTTCGGCGTTCCGTTCTACCTGCTGGGGTGGCTGTTCCTGCCCGGGGAGGGCGACGAGGTGTCCGGCTTCGAAGGCCTGATCGGGCGCGGCCGGTCGGCCGTGTCGCCCGCGTTCGCCGTCGTCCTGTCCGTCCTCACCGTCGTCAGCGTCGGGGGCAGCTTCAGCGGCTCGTGGTTCGACGGCGGCGGCCTCATCAGCTTCGCGCTCATCACCGTCGCCCTCTACCTGCTGCACCGCAGCCGCGGCCAGGAGAACCGGCCGGCCCCGGTCGTTCCGCGGGCCCCGGCCTTCACCGGGAACGGAGCCTTCACCATGACCGACACCGCCACGGCCGAGGCCGGGGCCAAGCCGGGGTGGGACCCCCTCGCCGCCGACCCGGCGGGCTGGGACCTGCCCGACCCGCCTTCGGCACCGCCGCCCGCGCCGCCGACGTCGTCGTACCGGCCGCCCGAGCCGCGACACCGCTCCAAGGTCGGCTCGGTGACCTTCGCGGTCGCCGTGCTCATCGCCGGCGGTGGCGTGCTCGCGAACCTCGACGGCAACGCCTGGTTCTCCGCGCAGCACATCATCGGCCTGGTGCTGGGCGTGGTCGGGATCGGCCTGGTCGTCGGCGCGTTCGCCCGCGGCGGCCGCGGCCTGATCGGGCTGGCCGTGCCGCTGGCCATCGCCGGGATGGTGCTGACGACCGTGCCGTTCCAGAACTTCGACTTCCGCGGCGGCACGGGCGACCTCCGGGCCACGCCGCGCTCGGTGGCCGACGTCCAGCCGCGCTACCAGCACGCGGCCGGCGACATCGACCTCGACCTGTCGAAGCTGCCCGCCGGCGCGCCCTTCTCGACCGAAGTGGTCAACGGCGCGGGCGACACCACCGTCATCGTGCCGGAGACCGCGGACGTCACCTACGACTGCAGCACCGGCGCCGGCTCGGCGTCGTGCTTCGACCGGTCCACCGACGGCATCAGCCAGGACGCGCTCACCGGCACCGACAACGGCCCCGACGGCGTCGGCGGCCAGAAGATCACCCTGCACGTCAAGAACAGCGTGGGCAACGTGGAGGTGCGCCGTGGCTGA
- the guaA gene encoding glutamine-hydrolyzing GMP synthase, with translation MPDPTDPVLVVDFGAQYAQLIARRVREAQIYSEVVPHSASTEEILAKNPAAIILSGGPSSVYAEGAPGMDPKLTEAGVPIFGICYGHQLLASTLGGVVEPTGVREFGRTEVRVTGDGGVLHAGLPEHQPAWMSHNDSVTKAPEGSVVTASSDGAQVAGFEDVERRFAGVQYHPEVAHSPHGQEVLRRFLHDIAGIKPQWTTSSIVEEQVKRIREQIGDGRAICGLSGGVDSAVAAALVQRAIGDRLTCVFVDHGLLRAGERTQVERDFVAATGVNLVTIDARERFLDALAGVTDPEQKRKIIGREFIRVFEQAERDLKAEGDYKFLVQGTLYPDVVESGGGEGTANIKSHHNVGGLPDDLQFELVEPLRLLFKDEVRRVGLELGLPETIVHRQPFPGPGLGIRIIGAVDQQRLDTLRAADLIAREELTAAGLDRDIWQCPVVLLADVRSVGVQGDGRTYGHPVVLRPVSSEDAMTADWTRLPYDVLERISTRITNEVPEVNRVVLDVTSKPPGTIEWE, from the coding sequence GTGCCCGATCCCACCGATCCGGTTCTCGTCGTGGACTTCGGGGCGCAGTACGCGCAGCTGATCGCCCGGCGCGTCCGCGAGGCGCAGATCTACTCGGAGGTCGTCCCGCACAGCGCGTCGACGGAGGAGATCCTCGCGAAGAACCCCGCGGCGATCATCCTTTCCGGTGGTCCGTCGAGCGTGTACGCCGAAGGCGCCCCGGGCATGGACCCGAAGCTCACCGAAGCGGGCGTCCCCATCTTCGGCATCTGCTACGGCCACCAGCTGCTCGCCAGCACGCTCGGCGGCGTCGTCGAGCCGACGGGCGTGCGCGAGTTCGGCCGCACCGAGGTCCGCGTCACCGGCGACGGCGGCGTGCTGCACGCCGGCCTGCCCGAGCACCAGCCCGCCTGGATGAGCCACAACGACAGCGTCACCAAGGCGCCGGAGGGCTCGGTCGTCACGGCGTCCTCCGACGGCGCCCAGGTCGCCGGCTTCGAAGACGTCGAGCGCCGCTTCGCCGGCGTCCAGTACCACCCGGAGGTCGCGCACTCGCCGCACGGCCAGGAGGTGCTGCGCCGGTTCCTGCACGACATCGCCGGCATCAAGCCGCAGTGGACGACGTCGTCGATCGTCGAGGAGCAGGTCAAGCGCATCCGCGAGCAGATCGGCGACGGCCGGGCCATCTGCGGCCTGTCCGGCGGCGTCGACTCGGCCGTCGCGGCCGCGCTCGTGCAGCGCGCCATCGGCGACCGGCTGACCTGCGTGTTCGTCGACCACGGCCTGCTGCGGGCGGGGGAGCGCACCCAGGTCGAGCGCGACTTCGTGGCGGCCACCGGTGTCAACCTGGTCACCATCGACGCCCGCGAGCGGTTCCTCGACGCGCTCGCCGGCGTCACCGACCCGGAGCAGAAGCGCAAGATCATCGGCCGCGAGTTCATCCGCGTGTTCGAGCAGGCCGAGCGCGACCTCAAGGCCGAGGGCGACTACAAGTTCCTGGTCCAGGGCACGCTGTACCCGGACGTCGTCGAGTCCGGCGGCGGCGAAGGCACGGCGAACATCAAGAGCCACCACAACGTCGGCGGCCTGCCGGACGACCTGCAGTTCGAGCTGGTCGAGCCGCTGCGGCTGCTGTTCAAGGACGAGGTCCGCCGGGTCGGCCTGGAGCTGGGCCTGCCCGAGACGATCGTGCACCGCCAGCCGTTCCCCGGCCCCGGCCTGGGCATCCGGATCATCGGCGCGGTGGACCAGCAGCGCCTCGACACGCTGCGGGCCGCGGACCTGATCGCCCGCGAGGAGCTGACCGCGGCCGGGCTGGACCGCGACATCTGGCAGTGCCCGGTGGTGCTGCTGGCCGACGTCCGCAGCGTCGGCGTCCAGGGCGACGGCCGGACCTACGGGCACCCGGTGGTGCTGCGGCCGGTGTCGTCGGAGGACGCGATGACCGCGGACTGGACGCGCCTGCCCTACGACGTCCTGGAGCGGATCTCCACCCGGATCACCAACGAGGTCCCGGAGGTCAACCGGGTCGTGCTGGACGTGACGTCGAAGCCGCCGGGCACCATCGAGTGGGAATAG
- a CDS encoding DinB family protein, which yields MAVNWTKELADQLGFHWRVHTRPKLQGLTDEEYLWEPVAGCWTVRPRKSGAEPGTGPFTIDWAYPEPVPPPVTTIAWRLGHILVGVLGARIGSHFGGQPIGYENYPYPGTAAEALAELDKLYAQWIAGVRSLDEDGLARPCGPAEGPYAKYPMATLVLHIHREMIHHCAEVLLLRDLYRSR from the coding sequence ATGGCTGTGAACTGGACGAAGGAACTGGCCGACCAGCTCGGCTTCCACTGGCGGGTGCACACCCGCCCGAAGCTCCAGGGCCTCACCGACGAGGAGTACCTCTGGGAGCCGGTCGCCGGCTGCTGGACCGTCCGGCCGCGGAAGTCCGGCGCCGAACCGGGGACCGGTCCGTTCACCATCGACTGGGCCTACCCGGAGCCGGTCCCGCCGCCGGTCACGACGATCGCGTGGCGCCTGGGCCACATCCTCGTCGGCGTGCTCGGCGCGCGGATCGGGTCGCACTTCGGCGGCCAGCCGATCGGCTACGAGAACTACCCGTACCCCGGGACGGCCGCCGAGGCACTGGCCGAACTCGACAAGCTCTACGCGCAGTGGATCGCCGGCGTGCGGTCACTCGACGAGGACGGCTTGGCGCGGCCGTGCGGCCCGGCGGAGGGCCCGTACGCGAAGTACCCGATGGCGACGCTGGTGCTGCACATCCACCGCGAGATGATCCACCACTGCGCCGAAGTCCTACTCCTGCGCGACCTCTACCGGAGCCGGTAG
- a CDS encoding rhomboid family intramembrane serine protease: MNTTTAGRHPFGALGTGARRPVLTAAVFAVTLACGIAQLVHPPLYDHVVRDASRIDAGQWYRLVTGMFFQDNRALGLVSNLLWLAVFGTLAERVFSRPKWLLLYFGCGLFGQVMSYVWLNPVGAGNSMCVVGLIGALAAVVMVASRRYGVTLPVQFRVMAFAAPVLAVIDTLLHDNHGLPLLLGLALGFLVLPAPVEVAQE, translated from the coding sequence ATGAACACGACCACCGCAGGCCGCCACCCGTTCGGGGCACTCGGCACCGGGGCGCGCCGCCCGGTCCTGACCGCCGCGGTGTTCGCCGTGACGCTCGCGTGCGGGATCGCGCAGCTGGTGCACCCGCCGCTGTACGACCACGTCGTCCGCGACGCGTCCCGCATCGACGCCGGCCAGTGGTACCGCCTGGTGACCGGCATGTTCTTCCAGGACAACCGGGCGCTCGGCCTGGTCTCGAACCTGCTGTGGCTGGCGGTGTTCGGCACGCTCGCCGAGCGCGTCTTCAGCCGCCCGAAGTGGTTGCTGCTGTACTTCGGCTGCGGCCTGTTCGGCCAGGTCATGAGCTACGTGTGGCTGAATCCCGTCGGCGCGGGCAACTCGATGTGCGTCGTCGGACTGATCGGTGCGCTGGCCGCGGTCGTCATGGTGGCGTCGCGCCGCTACGGCGTGACGCTGCCGGTGCAGTTCCGGGTGATGGCGTTCGCGGCGCCGGTGCTGGCCGTGATCGACACGCTGCTGCACGACAACCACGGCCTCCCGCTGCTGCTGGGCCTGGCGCTGGGCTTCCTGGTGCTACCGGCTCCGGTAGAGGTCGCGCAGGAGTAG
- a CDS encoding zinc-dependent alcohol dehydrogenase family protein: MRATVIYGAGDVRVETVPDPKLVEPTDVVLRVVRSCICGSDLWPYADMKPSEHGRRIGHEFLGVVEETGADVTTLKKGDLAVAPFVWSDNTCEFCREGLQTSCLHGGGWGAKGVDGGQGEAVRVPQADGTLVKLPDTEDAGLLASFLTLSDVFSTGHHAAVKARVRPGQNVTVIGDGAVGLCAVLAAKRLGADRIVLMGRHRARTDLGREFGATDVVAERGEEGIEKVRELTNGRGTHAVLECVGTKAAFEMGVGVVRAGGEVSRVGLPQYEEGPIGVGVFRRNVTVTGGVAPARHYIPELLPDVLDGKYQPGKVFDRTIDVEGVPDGYRAMAAREALKVLIEP, translated from the coding sequence ATGCGAGCGACAGTCATCTACGGTGCCGGCGACGTGCGGGTCGAGACGGTCCCGGACCCGAAGCTGGTGGAGCCGACCGACGTCGTCCTGCGGGTCGTGCGGTCGTGCATCTGCGGCAGCGACCTCTGGCCGTACGCGGACATGAAGCCGAGCGAGCACGGCCGCCGGATCGGCCACGAGTTCCTCGGGGTGGTCGAGGAGACCGGCGCCGACGTCACGACGCTGAAGAAAGGCGACCTCGCCGTCGCGCCGTTCGTCTGGTCCGACAACACGTGCGAGTTCTGCCGCGAAGGGCTGCAGACGTCGTGCCTGCACGGCGGCGGCTGGGGCGCGAAGGGCGTCGACGGCGGCCAGGGCGAGGCCGTACGCGTCCCGCAGGCCGACGGCACCCTCGTCAAGCTCCCGGACACCGAAGACGCCGGCCTGCTCGCGTCGTTCCTCACGCTGTCGGACGTCTTCTCGACCGGGCACCACGCCGCGGTGAAGGCGCGCGTGCGCCCGGGACAGAACGTCACCGTGATCGGGGACGGCGCCGTCGGCCTCTGCGCGGTTCTCGCGGCGAAACGGCTCGGCGCCGACCGGATCGTCCTCATGGGACGCCACCGGGCGCGCACCGACCTCGGCCGCGAGTTCGGCGCCACCGACGTCGTCGCCGAGCGCGGCGAAGAGGGCATCGAGAAGGTGCGGGAGCTGACGAACGGGCGGGGCACGCACGCCGTCCTCGAGTGCGTCGGCACGAAGGCCGCGTTCGAGATGGGCGTCGGGGTCGTGCGCGCGGGCGGGGAGGTCAGCCGGGTCGGCCTGCCACAGTACGAAGAAGGCCCGATCGGCGTGGGCGTGTTCCGCCGCAACGTCACCGTCACCGGCGGCGTCGCCCCGGCCCGGCACTACATCCCCGAGCTGCTGCCGGACGTCCTCGACGGCAAGTACCAGCCCGGGAAGGTGTTCGACCGCACCATCGACGTCGAGGGCGTGCCGGACGGCTACCGCGCGATGGCGGCTCGCGAAGCGCTGAAGGTGCTCATCGAGCCGTGA
- a CDS encoding aldehyde dehydrogenase family protein: MDMITPEPRPAWIAGRPEPGATTLVVHHPYDGSEVATVAVPGPEQVERAVTAAVSVAKDLRRTPAHVRAGALEHVSRVLAARAEEIAEVITAENGKPLKWAEAEVKRAVSVFRIAAEDARRFTGDVQRLDTDPAGEARLALTRRVPRGPVLGIAPFNFPLNLVAHKVAPSLAIGAPIIVKPAPRTPLSALILGEILAETDLPEGAFSVLPLGNEETQRLVADPRLPVVSFTGSGPVGWSLKDAAPRKHVVLELGGNAAAVVLRDWPDPEGAAQRIATFGNYQAGQSCIAVQRVIVDAAVAGEFVPALLEAVQAQRTGDPYDRNTDVGPVVDEAAAERIVAWVDEAVAAGAKVLTGGTRDGATVAPTLLTDVPPDTRAWAEEIFGPVLAVSVVDGVDDAFRAVNASAYGLQAGVFTTDVQLAFHASAELEVGGVIIGDVPSYRADQMPYGGVKGSGVGREGVLAAMHDLTEERVTVFTGIDL, translated from the coding sequence ATGGACATGATCACCCCCGAGCCGCGCCCCGCCTGGATCGCCGGCCGCCCGGAGCCGGGCGCCACCACCCTCGTCGTGCACCACCCGTACGACGGCAGCGAGGTCGCCACGGTCGCGGTGCCCGGGCCGGAGCAGGTCGAGCGTGCGGTGACCGCTGCCGTCTCGGTGGCCAAGGACCTGCGGCGGACCCCGGCGCACGTCCGCGCGGGCGCGCTGGAGCACGTCTCCCGCGTGCTCGCCGCGCGCGCCGAAGAGATCGCCGAGGTGATCACCGCCGAGAACGGCAAGCCGCTCAAGTGGGCCGAGGCCGAGGTCAAGCGCGCGGTGTCGGTGTTCCGGATCGCCGCCGAAGACGCCCGCCGGTTCACCGGCGACGTCCAGCGGCTCGACACCGATCCCGCGGGCGAGGCGCGGCTGGCGCTGACCCGGCGCGTGCCGCGCGGGCCGGTGCTCGGCATCGCGCCGTTCAACTTCCCGCTGAACCTCGTGGCCCACAAGGTGGCGCCGTCGCTGGCGATCGGCGCGCCGATCATCGTCAAGCCCGCGCCGCGGACTCCGCTGTCGGCGTTGATCCTCGGCGAGATCCTCGCCGAGACGGACCTGCCTGAAGGCGCGTTTTCCGTGCTGCCGCTGGGAAACGAGGAGACGCAGCGGCTCGTCGCCGACCCGCGGCTGCCCGTCGTGTCGTTCACCGGCTCGGGCCCGGTCGGCTGGTCGCTCAAGGACGCCGCGCCGCGCAAGCACGTCGTCCTGGAGCTCGGCGGGAACGCGGCCGCCGTCGTGCTGCGGGACTGGCCGGACCCCGAAGGCGCGGCGCAGCGCATCGCGACGTTCGGCAACTACCAGGCCGGGCAGTCGTGCATCGCCGTGCAGCGGGTGATCGTGGACGCCGCCGTCGCCGGCGAGTTCGTGCCCGCGCTGCTGGAAGCGGTGCAGGCGCAGCGGACCGGCGACCCGTACGACCGCAACACCGACGTCGGCCCGGTCGTCGACGAAGCCGCCGCCGAGCGGATCGTCGCGTGGGTCGACGAGGCCGTCGCCGCGGGCGCGAAGGTCCTCACCGGCGGCACCCGTGACGGCGCGACGGTCGCGCCGACCCTGCTCACCGACGTCCCGCCGGACACCAGGGCGTGGGCCGAGGAGATCTTCGGGCCGGTGCTCGCGGTGTCCGTTGTGGACGGTGTGGACGACGCCTTCCGGGCGGTGAACGCCTCCGCGTATGGCCTCCAGGCCGGCGTCTTCACCACCGACGTCCAGCTCGCCTTCCACGCGTCCGCGGAGCTGGAGGTCGGCGGCGTGATCATCGGTGACGTCCCCTCCTACCGCGCCGACCAGATGCCCTACGGCGGCGTGAAGGGCTCCGGCGTCGGCCGTGAAGGCGTCCTCGCGGCGATGCACGACCTGACGGAGGAACGCGTCACCGTCTTCACCGGCATCGACCTCTGA
- a CDS encoding FAD-binding oxidoreductase: MDRRAFLRVAGVSAAGAVAAACGPGGPSAPVASTAPPPPVTSGPPASRPPSGPPNWDDLRTKLTGGLLRPASDGYSAAKRGFNSLFDGNNPVAVATAATVQDVQTCVQAAAGRVTLAARSGGHSYAGYSVPEGGLVIDVSALNKVEVRGSQAVIGAGAKLHDVYAGLAGAGRALPAGSCPTVGIAGLTLGGGIGVLARKYGLTCDHLVSAQVVTADGRVVTASANSEPDLFWALRGGGGGNFGIVTEFTFDTDPAPDLTVFSLHFPAGSAADVLAAWQQWIAAMPPELWANLVLSGGSPVQCRVGGCYVGGAAGLNTLLNNLTTNAGARPAQRVVRSLDYLGAMKYFEGSSARQSFVASSRIITTPVDAAKVVALADGRAGMDLLIDGLGGKVAEPAKDATAFWHRDALASVQIYAPATTKNRTQVTQSVDDVVTGLAAAGAGGGYVNYIDPDLPDWKTAYYGDNAKRLADVAKKYDPFNVFRFGQGIQS; this comes from the coding sequence ATGGACAGAAGGGCGTTCCTGCGGGTCGCGGGCGTGTCGGCCGCCGGCGCCGTCGCGGCCGCGTGCGGGCCGGGCGGCCCCTCCGCGCCCGTCGCCTCGACCGCGCCGCCACCGCCGGTGACGTCCGGGCCGCCCGCGAGCCGGCCGCCCAGCGGCCCGCCGAACTGGGACGACCTGCGCACGAAGCTCACCGGCGGCCTGCTGCGCCCGGCCAGCGACGGCTACTCGGCCGCCAAACGCGGCTTCAACTCGCTCTTCGACGGCAACAACCCGGTCGCGGTGGCGACGGCGGCGACGGTCCAGGACGTCCAGACGTGCGTCCAGGCCGCCGCCGGCCGCGTGACGCTCGCCGCGCGCAGCGGCGGCCACAGCTACGCCGGTTACTCCGTCCCCGAGGGCGGGCTGGTCATCGACGTCTCCGCGCTGAACAAGGTCGAGGTCCGCGGCAGCCAGGCCGTGATCGGCGCCGGGGCGAAGCTGCACGACGTCTACGCCGGCCTGGCCGGGGCCGGGCGCGCGCTGCCCGCCGGCTCCTGCCCGACGGTCGGCATCGCCGGGCTGACCCTCGGCGGCGGCATCGGCGTGCTGGCCCGCAAGTACGGCCTGACCTGCGACCACCTGGTCTCCGCGCAGGTCGTCACGGCCGACGGCCGGGTGGTCACGGCGTCCGCGAACTCCGAACCGGACCTGTTCTGGGCGTTGCGCGGCGGGGGCGGCGGCAACTTCGGCATCGTCACCGAGTTCACCTTCGACACGGATCCGGCGCCGGACCTGACGGTGTTCTCGCTGCACTTCCCGGCCGGTTCCGCGGCCGACGTGCTCGCCGCGTGGCAGCAGTGGATCGCCGCCATGCCGCCCGAGCTGTGGGCCAACCTGGTGCTCTCGGGTGGTTCGCCGGTCCAGTGCCGCGTCGGCGGCTGTTACGTCGGTGGCGCCGCCGGGCTGAACACGCTGCTGAACAACCTCACCACCAACGCCGGTGCGCGGCCGGCGCAGCGGGTCGTGCGCAGCCTCGATTACCTCGGCGCGATGAAGTACTTCGAGGGCAGCTCGGCCCGGCAGTCGTTCGTGGCGTCGTCGCGGATCATCACCACCCCGGTCGACGCGGCGAAGGTCGTCGCCCTCGCCGACGGGCGGGCGGGGATGGACCTGCTCATCGACGGCCTCGGCGGCAAGGTCGCCGAGCCGGCGAAGGACGCGACGGCGTTCTGGCACCGCGACGCGCTGGCCAGCGTGCAGATCTACGCGCCGGCCACGACGAAGAACCGCACACAGGTGACGCAGTCGGTGGACGACGTCGTCACCGGGCTCGCCGCGGCCGGCGCGGGTGGCGGGTACGTCAACTACATCGACCCGGACCTGCCCGACTGGAAGACCGCCTACTACGGCGACAACGCCAAGCGGCTGGCCGACGTCGCGAAGAAGTACGACCCCTTCAACGTCTTCCGGTTCGGGCAGGGCATCCAGTCCTGA
- a CDS encoding maleylpyruvate isomerase N-terminal domain-containing protein — MTTASEKAHALLDGVRKLDDEWARVIGGLGEPELRAPSALPGWSRAHVLAHLARNADGLRNLLTWANTGVETPMYASPEARDADIEAGARRGAADILADFVASAGRFEQYAAAMPDEAWAREARNRQGAPVTGAVVARMRLSELTIHLADLDRGYDLDRVLGLLGPLTEDVVQHAITSRAAHLPALRLAGGGFEWTMGAAPGVTVSGSAGQLLAWLTGRSDGAALDGDVPRLPAWA, encoded by the coding sequence GTGACGACGGCATCCGAGAAGGCGCACGCACTGCTCGACGGGGTCAGGAAGCTCGACGACGAATGGGCCCGGGTCATCGGCGGCCTCGGCGAGCCCGAGCTGCGCGCGCCCAGCGCGTTGCCCGGCTGGTCGCGAGCGCACGTCCTGGCGCACCTCGCCCGCAACGCCGATGGCCTGCGCAACCTGCTGACGTGGGCGAACACCGGCGTCGAGACCCCGATGTACGCCAGTCCGGAAGCCCGCGACGCCGACATCGAGGCCGGTGCGCGGCGCGGTGCCGCCGACATCCTGGCCGACTTCGTCGCGTCGGCCGGGCGGTTCGAGCAGTACGCCGCCGCGATGCCGGACGAGGCGTGGGCGCGCGAAGCCCGCAACCGGCAGGGCGCACCCGTCACCGGGGCCGTCGTCGCGCGGATGCGGCTGTCCGAGCTGACCATCCACCTCGCCGACCTCGACCGCGGCTACGACCTGGACCGGGTGCTCGGCCTGCTCGGCCCGCTCACCGAGGACGTCGTCCAGCACGCGATCACCTCCCGCGCCGCGCACCTGCCCGCACTGCGCCTGGCCGGCGGCGGCTTCGAGTGGACCATGGGTGCCGCGCCGGGGGTGACCGTCAGCGGGTCCGCCGGCCAGCTGCTGGCCTGGCTCACCGGCCGTTCCGACGGCGCGGCCCTCGACGGCGACGTGCCGCGGCTCCCCGCCTGGGCGTGA
- a CDS encoding GMC family oxidoreductase yields MTASNTTTSAGGLDYDVVVVGSGFGGSVAALRLTEKGYRVAVVEAGRRFADDEFAKTSWDLKRYLWAPQVGCYGIQRIHMLNDVMVLAGAGVGGGSLVYANTLYRPLKPFYRDRQWAHITDWEAELAPHYDQASRMLGVVTNPTITPSDVVMREVAKDMGVAGSFHPTPVGVYFGKPGERVKDPYFGGAGPDRVGCTECGSCMTGCRVGAKNTLVKNYLYLAEQDGAKVIPLTTVTSVRPIDGGYAVDLKKTGTTSRRFRTTITAEKVVFAAGTWGTQNLLHRMKDTGTLPKLSRRLGELTRTNSEAIIGAARTEVDESRNFSRGVAITSSIHPDENTHIEPVRYGKGSNAMSLLQTIATDGASPVPRWQQLLRFLLKHPVQSARMLNGYRWSERTVILLVMQSLDNSITTYTKRGLFGRRKYTSKQGHGEPNPSFIPAGHEANQRTAEHIGGIAGGTWGEIFDIPLTAHFIGGVPIGATPEEGVIDPYHRVFGYPGLSVVDGAAITANLGVNPSLTIAAQAERAFSFWPNKGEPDARPPQDAPYVRLEPVAPKNPAVPAGAPAALRRS; encoded by the coding sequence GTGACTGCCAGTAACACCACCACCAGTGCGGGTGGCCTCGACTACGACGTCGTCGTGGTGGGGTCGGGGTTCGGCGGCAGCGTCGCGGCGCTGCGGCTCACCGAGAAGGGCTACCGGGTAGCCGTCGTCGAGGCGGGCCGCCGGTTCGCCGACGACGAGTTCGCGAAGACGTCGTGGGACCTCAAACGCTACCTGTGGGCGCCGCAGGTCGGCTGCTACGGCATCCAGCGCATCCACATGCTCAACGACGTCATGGTGCTGGCGGGCGCGGGCGTCGGCGGCGGGTCGCTCGTCTACGCGAACACGCTGTACCGGCCGCTGAAGCCGTTCTACCGCGACCGGCAATGGGCGCACATCACCGACTGGGAGGCCGAGCTCGCGCCGCACTATGACCAGGCGAGCCGGATGCTGGGCGTGGTCACGAACCCGACGATCACGCCGTCGGACGTCGTGATGCGCGAGGTCGCCAAGGACATGGGGGTCGCCGGCTCCTTCCACCCGACGCCCGTCGGCGTCTACTTCGGCAAGCCCGGCGAGCGGGTGAAGGACCCGTACTTCGGCGGCGCCGGTCCGGACCGCGTCGGCTGCACCGAGTGCGGCTCCTGCATGACCGGCTGCCGCGTCGGGGCGAAGAACACGCTGGTCAAGAACTACCTCTACCTCGCCGAGCAGGACGGCGCGAAGGTCATCCCGCTGACCACCGTGACGTCGGTGCGGCCGATCGACGGCGGGTACGCGGTCGACCTGAAGAAGACCGGGACGACGTCCCGGCGCTTCCGGACCACGATCACCGCCGAAAAGGTCGTCTTCGCGGCCGGCACGTGGGGCACGCAGAACCTGCTGCACCGGATGAAGGACACCGGCACGCTGCCGAAGCTGTCGCGCCGGCTCGGCGAGCTGACCCGCACCAACTCCGAGGCGATCATCGGCGCCGCGCGCACCGAAGTCGACGAGAGCCGCAACTTCAGCCGCGGCGTGGCGATCACGTCGTCGATCCACCCCGACGAGAACACCCACATCGAGCCGGTCCGCTACGGCAAGGGCAGCAACGCGATGAGCCTGCTGCAGACGATCGCCACCGACGGCGCGTCGCCGGTGCCGCGCTGGCAGCAGCTCCTGCGCTTCCTGCTCAAGCACCCGGTGCAGTCGGCGCGCATGCTCAACGGCTACCGCTGGAGCGAGCGCACGGTGATCCTGCTGGTGATGCAGAGCCTGGACAACTCGATCACGACGTACACCAAGCGCGGGCTGTTCGGCCGGCGCAAGTACACGTCGAAGCAGGGCCACGGCGAACCGAACCCGAGCTTCATCCCGGCCGGTCACGAAGCCAACCAGCGCACGGCCGAGCACATCGGCGGCATCGCGGGCGGCACGTGGGGCGAGATCTTCGACATCCCGCTGACGGCACACTTCATCGGCGGCGTCCCGATCGGCGCGACACCCGAGGAAGGCGTCATCGACCCGTACCACCGCGTCTTCGGCTACCCGGGCCTGTCGGTGGTGGACGGCGCGGCGATCACGGCCAACCTCGGCGTGAACCCGTCGCTGACCATCGCCGCCCAGGCGGAGCGGGCGTTTTCGTTCTGGCCCAACAAGGGCGAGCCGGACGCGCGGCCGCCGCAGGACGCGCCGTACGTCCGGCTGGAGCCGGTCGCGCCGAAGAACCCGGCCGTGCCCGCCGGCGCCCCGGCCGCGCTGCGCCGGTCCTAG